The following DNA comes from Methanosarcina vacuolata Z-761.
TCAGACTCAAACGGTTATTGGGGTTTTCGCTCAAGCCTTTTTTGAAAAGGCTTGGAACAAAAAGTAATAAATAAGTTCCCGAGTTTTTCCTTTCCGATGAAAATCCTGATTGCAGAATTTGCTGTCGGCACGGACATTGAAAAGTCCCTTATCCCGGAGGGAGCTGCCATGCTAAAAACCCTCGCGGAAAGCTTTGTTCGTCTTGGGCATGAGGTATACTATCCTTCAGCAGGTACGAAAATCTGCGCAGGCACGTGCATTGAATCTACAGCTGAAAATTTCATGCAGGTAATCGAGAGAAAAGCAAAAGACTGTGATGCAGGGCTGATTATTGCACCTGATTCTATGCTTCCCGAATTGAATAAAGTCCTTGAAGAAAATACCGTAAACCTGGGCTGTTCGCCTCAGTCGGCAGCCTGTTGCGCTGATAAGTTGATGTGTACGGAAATCCTGGCGAAAGCCGGAATTAAAGCCCCTGAGATTGCAAAAAAGGCTGAAGAAGGTAAAAAGTATGTTACAAAGCCCAGGTTCGGCTGCGGCGCAGAAGCAACATACCTTGTCACGGAGTTTGAGGACAACGAAGAATTTATTGCAAGCGAGTATGTTGAAGGAAAAACTCTGAGCGTAAGCCTTATCGCAGGAAAAAAACCGCTTCCTCTTACTGTAAACTGCCAGTTTATAGAGTTTGGCAAAAAAGAAGCCGAAACCATAGAAAATGAGAAAACAGGAGTTTCCGGCATAAAATATAATGGAAGCCTTACTCCTTACCAGACTCCAAGGCAAGATGAACTCTATGAAACCGCGATCTCCACAGTCAAATGCCTTGACTGTTTTGGATATGTGGGTGTAGACATCATACTTGCGGACTTTCCGTATGTAGTGGATGTAAACCCCAGGCCCACAGCCTCGCTTTTCGGAATTAACCGCGTTATGCGGGAGGAAATTGGAGACCTGCTTTTGAAAAATAAGTTTGGAGAACTTCCGGACTCTATACATATTGAGGGCGAATACCGCTTTTCAAAAGATGCGTTGGGCGAGCTTTTCGGAAGAGCTTGAAAGGTAGAATACAGATTGAAAAGCCGAAGCTTGAAAGATAGGGAACAGATTGGAAAGCCAGAGGCTTGAAAGATAGAGAACAGATTGAAAAAACATGATAAAGGGCTCAAAAATGAATTCTAAAGTTATCGGGCTTGATATTGGAGGAGCGAATACTAAACTTGCCTCCTCGGACGGAACTATTGTAGAACTGCACTATTTGCCCCTCTGGAAGAATACACGGCTTCCGGAAGTTTTAAAGGAAATCGCACAGCGGCTGCAGCCCGAAAAGGTTGCTATTGTTATGACCGGTGAACTTGCGGACTGCTTTGAGGACAAGGAACAGGGCATCCGCTTTATAATGTCATGTGTCAACTCTGCCTTTGGGATCTCAAATGTGTCTTATATAAACAGTCTGGGAAGGTTCCAGAGCGAAGCTGACGATCTAAGGGAACTTGCTGCTGCCAACTGGGCGGCTTCAGCCAGGTTGATAGGAGAAGAGATAGGAGACTGTATTTTTGTGGATGTGGGAAGTACCACAAGCGATATTATCCCTATCCTGTCAGGAGAACATAAAGCCGGGCTTACTGACTTTGAGCGGCTGGTCAGAAGTGAGCTCGTGTATGCAGGCACCCTCCGGACAAACCTTGCCGCACTTTTAGAAAAAGTAAAACTTGAAAAGGGCTGGTGCAGGACAGCTTCCGAACTCTTTGCTACAACTGCGGACGCCTATCTCCTGCTTGGAAAAATTGATGAAAATATGTACACATGCGAGACCGCTGATGGAGCAGGCAGGAGCAAAACCGATGCTATGCGCAGGCTTGCAAGGCTGGTCTGTGCTGACCTTTCCGAAATCCGGGAAGAAGACATCTACGAAATTGCATCCCAGGTAAAGGAAAAACAAATCTCTGTCCTGGCTGAGGCCATTTCCGAAGTTGCAGAAAGAAACGGGCTTAAAAGAATCGCAGCTGCAGGTCTTGGTGAGTTCCTTATAAAGGAAGCTGCAGAGCGGCTTGGTTTCGAATGCATCTCAGTATCCGGACGCTGGGGAGAAGAAATCTCAAAAGTCTTTCCGGCGTATGCGGCTGCCAGGCTGCTTTCCTGCAAGCCTTTTTAAAAACAACCCTTTTCAAAAAACTGCTTGCCCGCAACCCTTTTCAAAAAAGGCTTGACCGAAAACCCCAAGAACCGTTTGAATTTGATAACCTTATCCCCAAACCCTATCGACGTGATCACAACCCTTTTCAAAAAAGGTTTGACCGCAACCCTTTTCAAAAAAGGCTTGACCGAAAACCCCAAGAACCGTTTGAGTCTGATAACCTTATCCCCGAACCCTATCGGCGTGATAAACCGGCGCAACGGTTTCGGGTCAACGGTTTCGGGTCAACGGTTGCCTGAAAGGAAGAACTATGAGAGTGGTAATTAAAATCGGGGGAAGCCTTATCAAAGAGGCTCCCGAGCTTGTAGACAGGCTGGTAAAGGAATTTGGCTCAGGAATCCCGAAACTTCCAGAGGAAGCGTGTGCATCCGAAGGACTTTCTTATTCCATTCTAATAGTGCCCGGAGGAGGCATTTTTGCTGATGCTGTAAGGAAAACTGATGAAAGCTTTTCGCTGAGTGCGGATGCAGCTCACTGGATGGCTATACTGGGTATGGAGCAGTATGCTTGTTATCTTAAGGATAAAAGCCGCGCACGGGGGATAGATTCGATAGCCAGTCTGCCCCAGGGTGTATCTGTTCTTTTCCCATACAGGCTCTTGAGAACAGAGGATCCTCTGCCTCATAGCTGGGATGTGACCTCGGATACTATCGCGGCATGGGTTGCAAAGCAGATTGGGGCAACCTTAATAAAGGCCACGGATGTGGACGGTATATTCAGAAATGGGAAATTAGTCAGGGAAGTTTCTGTTGCCAGCTATGGAGGAAGTCGTGAAAGCTGTATTGATTCTGCCCTGCCGGAATTTCTTCTGAAAAACCGAATGGGGTGCCTGATTGTAAATGGTAAATCTTCGGATAGGGTAATTCAGGCCGTGTATGGGAAGTCTGTGCTCGGTACTGTGGTAAAGGGGAATATTTAAATCGTATATCGTATATGACTAGGGCAGAAGAAGCACAGCGTGTCCAAAAGCATTAATTAAATTCAGTTCATTAAATCTGCTAATGTTAACAAAGGTGCCCGGAAAAGCAGAAGCTCGATGCTTAAGGAAGGCGCCTGATTCACCGGCAACTCGTTACAAAATTTACTATTTGAAGTAACTATTAATTTAAAGTAACCATTAAGGAGAAAAAAAATGTCAGCACAAAAAGTTGAATACTGTACTTCATGCGGAATTCGCCTCGTGGAAAAGGGTTATGTAAAGTTTCCCTGCCCGCAGTGCGGATCAGAAATCGGAAGATGTGGAAGCTGCAGGCAGCAGGGTAACGTATACACCTGCCCCAAATGCGGATACAAGGCACCCTGATTCTGCAATAATCTCGAACCAGATTAATGCCGAAAATGTGAATGGAATAAAACTCGGTCAAAAAGATCAGATAAAAGTATAAGAGGAATCATAATGGGTGACGTTGCAGCAAAGATTAAAATTATGCCAGAAAGCGTTGATACTGACCTTGTAGAGCTGAAAGAGAAGATAAAGGGCGTAATTCCAGCAGGGGCGGATCTTCACGGAGATATTGTTGAAGAGCCTATCGCTTTTGGTTTGAAGGCTCTGATTGTAACATTAATCGTTGATGATGAAGAAGGCGGAACTGAGCCTGCAGAAGAAGCCTTTGCAAAAGTTTCCGGCGTTGAAAACGTCCAGGTTGTGGATGTCTATCGTATTTAAGAGGAGAAGAGACCCGGACAATGTGTCCGGAAAACAGTCTTTTCATATTCTCCTTTCTTGGGCTCGTAGATCAGGGGAAGATCGTTACGTTCGCAACGTAAAGGCCGCGGGTTCGAATCCCGCCGAGTCCATTTAATAACCTAATAGTCCTAAGCAATACTATTTCTTTAAGTTTATTTTTTACAATAATTATTACTTTCAATATCTGTATGTAATTCTATATGTAATCCAGCAACTTTTAGTTTTCCTTCAGAGTATCTCTTTCTCAAAGATATAATATATTTTCATGCGTCTTCGGTTAAGTGAGGAATCGTGACAAATTACGTCAATTTCCACAATATTTGTCAAATATTTTATAATATGGGCTGGAACAGGTATCGATTTCATGTAAATAGGCCAACATTTAAGGCTGGCTTCTAATGCAAAATCGATAACTTTCAGGCAAGAAAATTCCTTACCAGATGACCAATGTAGAGTAATTATAGTTTCTTCAACTGAATCAATGCCCAAAAATATAAACAATATTCATTGCCCATATCAGTATAAAAAGACAAAAAATAATGAAAGTTTTTCATTCTTCATGCATGTGTTAATAACTTATGAAAATTCCTAAAAAAGGTTTTCAACAAATCTTATCGCCTGTATGAGCTGAAGACGAAACGGTGATTCGTATTTTGTCTATCTAATTTCTTTCATTTACGTATCTCTCTTTTTGCCCTGTGATTCTTGCGCGGTTTACTGTACAACCTTTTAATCACTCTCCTTTTCTTTCAAGCTTCCCATAATTGCAAACATTGTTATGTTTTCACCTGTCTTTTAGTCCAAAAGAGATTTCACCCACTCTGGCTTCTTTGAGAGTGCACATCCCCCATTTGATTCCATGAGCTTATCACGATTCTCTCTCAGTGCTTTGAACAATCTGGAATTGAGAGCCTCTTTCAGCGGCATGTCCAGAATGCTGCATTCAGAGTACGGAGCGAAAGGGCAAGGCTCGACATCTCCAGAGGCGCTTATGTGGAGGAAGCCTCTTCCTGAAGAAAGGCAGCCTCCAAAGGCCTTTTCATCACCTGGGAACCCGATGTAAACGCCCGGCTGGCTTGCTCTGAAGGCAGCCATTTTAGTCAGGATCTCGTCTCGTTGCGAATCTGTAACCACCCAGTCCTCCGTACCTTTCATGACAGGGTTATACTCGACATAGATAAACGCTTTGCAGCCGTACTCCCGCATGAGCTTAACAAAGCTCTTGTCCGTGACGGTCTCGTAATTTGACTGGGTGACAGTGAGTGATACGCCAAAGAAGATGTCTCTTTCGTGAAGTTTCGCCATGTCTTTCATCAACCGGCCGTAAACACCGTCACCCCTGTGCAGGTCCGTCATGTTCTCTTGGCCTTCCATGCTGAGTATCGGGATAACATGCTTTTGTTCCTTGAATTGTTCAAGCACAGCGTCATCGATGAGGGTACCATTCGTGAATAATGTGAAGATCATATCCGGAAAGTTTTTAGTAACATCGAATATGTCTGGCCTGGTCAGTGGCTCTCCGCCTACAATTAACACAATGGAAACGCCCATCTCACTCGCCTGCTGTAGTACGCTCGTCAGACTGGCTGTGCTCATTTCAGGTTTTTGTTCGCGGGGGACGAGCCGTGAGTAGCAGCCCACACAGTGCAAGTTACATTTGTTGGTAACGCTGAGTATCATCACTGGAGGCACGTGGAGCCCCTTATCCTCGTTTTTCTGCCTTATTGAGGCCGCCTTTTTCTGTGCCATCGTGGCCCTGACGAAAAAGGCAGCCATGGCAGGTTTCTTCAAGGAGACATTCAGCGCATCGCTGAATATATTTTTGATGAGATCGTTGACCATGCGATTGAGATCGTTATTGTTTTCCATAAGAAATCACCATTAAACGTCGGCATTCTCTTTACAGGTAGAATATTCATTCCTGGACATCAGCCGGTACCTGTCCTGGCTGGTGGTTGTTTCTTTACACTCATAAACAAAAATATGGCTTGCTATTTAAATTCCTTAAGAAGCGTCTATCGATATAGTACATCTAATTCGCGGGTAAACCTGTTGCTAAAGGGTTATTTCATTCTGCGGCTTTTGTTCCGGATATGTGTCTGCAGGTTTTCGTCTTCTGCTGCACTGCCGGTCATGACCACTTTTATCTGATAATTCAGGTTATCTTCGGAATATCATTCCGGATGAAGGGCTGTGAATCACAGTTTTTGGCTCTCCGTTGTTTTGTGTGGATATCCTCATAATCTCCTCATAAAATCAATGGTCTTGAATTGAAAATCATCTTATCCATAGGGAATGACGAAAAGCCAAAGAGTATCCTCTTCAAATTAAATGGGTTTCCAACTACATAAAAAACGCACATGAAATTCTTATAATCACAGGCACAAAGAAATGAAAGTACGCGAAAGAACTTTTATGCTAAATATCAATGCAACTCCAGGTAATTCCGATTTTTCATGAAAATACTCCCGAAAATTGAAGAGTTTTTTGGAGGGGAATAAATTTTGCGCTGAAATTCTTTCGATGGCTA
Coding sequences within:
- a CDS encoding hydantoinase/oxoprolinase family protein encodes the protein MNSKVIGLDIGGANTKLASSDGTIVELHYLPLWKNTRLPEVLKEIAQRLQPEKVAIVMTGELADCFEDKEQGIRFIMSCVNSAFGISNVSYINSLGRFQSEADDLRELAAANWAASARLIGEEIGDCIFVDVGSTTSDIIPILSGEHKAGLTDFERLVRSELVYAGTLRTNLAALLEKVKLEKGWCRTASELFATTADAYLLLGKIDENMYTCETADGAGRSKTDAMRRLARLVCADLSEIREEDIYEIASQVKEKQISVLAEAISEVAERNGLKRIAAAGLGEFLIKEAAERLGFECISVSGRWGEEISKVFPAYAAARLLSCKPF
- a CDS encoding elongation factor 1-beta gives rise to the protein MGDVAAKIKIMPESVDTDLVELKEKIKGVIPAGADLHGDIVEEPIAFGLKALIVTLIVDDEEGGTEPAEEAFAKVSGVENVQVVDVYRI
- a CDS encoding radical SAM protein, producing the protein MENNNDLNRMVNDLIKNIFSDALNVSLKKPAMAAFFVRATMAQKKAASIRQKNEDKGLHVPPVMILSVTNKCNLHCVGCYSRLVPREQKPEMSTASLTSVLQQASEMGVSIVLIVGGEPLTRPDIFDVTKNFPDMIFTLFTNGTLIDDAVLEQFKEQKHVIPILSMEGQENMTDLHRGDGVYGRLMKDMAKLHERDIFFGVSLTVTQSNYETVTDKSFVKLMREYGCKAFIYVEYNPVMKGTEDWVVTDSQRDEILTKMAAFRASQPGVYIGFPGDEKAFGGCLSSGRGFLHISASGDVEPCPFAPYSECSILDMPLKEALNSRLFKALRENRDKLMESNGGCALSKKPEWVKSLLD
- a CDS encoding zinc finger domain-containing protein, producing MSAQKVEYCTSCGIRLVEKGYVKFPCPQCGSEIGRCGSCRQQGNVYTCPKCGYKAP
- a CDS encoding amino acid kinase family protein, translated to MRVVIKIGGSLIKEAPELVDRLVKEFGSGIPKLPEEACASEGLSYSILIVPGGGIFADAVRKTDESFSLSADAAHWMAILGMEQYACYLKDKSRARGIDSIASLPQGVSVLFPYRLLRTEDPLPHSWDVTSDTIAAWVAKQIGATLIKATDVDGIFRNGKLVREVSVASYGGSRESCIDSALPEFLLKNRMGCLIVNGKSSDRVIQAVYGKSVLGTVVKGNI
- a CDS encoding ATP-grasp domain-containing protein, whose amino-acid sequence is MKILIAEFAVGTDIEKSLIPEGAAMLKTLAESFVRLGHEVYYPSAGTKICAGTCIESTAENFMQVIERKAKDCDAGLIIAPDSMLPELNKVLEENTVNLGCSPQSAACCADKLMCTEILAKAGIKAPEIAKKAEEGKKYVTKPRFGCGAEATYLVTEFEDNEEFIASEYVEGKTLSVSLIAGKKPLPLTVNCQFIEFGKKEAETIENEKTGVSGIKYNGSLTPYQTPRQDELYETAISTVKCLDCFGYVGVDIILADFPYVVDVNPRPTASLFGINRVMREEIGDLLLKNKFGELPDSIHIEGEYRFSKDALGELFGRA